The following are encoded in a window of Collinsella aerofaciens genomic DNA:
- the rnd gene encoding ribonuclease D, translating into MYISTHQALLDFCQRAREFDAIAVDTEFLRERTFHPRLCLVQIATPAESVAVDPLVIDDLSPLAELMADESVTKVFHACSQDMEVMLHTVGVLPRPIFDTQVAAAFLGERQQISYGALVQTFCGVSLPKTESLTDWSRRPLTDKQIEYAIDDVKYLIVAYTEMMSRLRELGRVDWVLDELRPLADESHYRADRHEAFRKVKRINSCSRHQLGIARELAAWREDRAERRNIPRKWVMSDDTLLALVKRNPVRVEEFRSIRGTDQLGERDVDGALMAIKRGASCPHDRLPLMVRGHRQISPELESVTDLMYALIRLVAERSGVATSVIASRDDLADYIEHPEQSPLREGWRFELVGSRLDDLLSGNMGLTVKDGKIELL; encoded by the coding sequence ATGTACATTTCCACACATCAGGCTCTACTCGACTTTTGCCAGCGCGCCCGTGAGTTCGACGCGATTGCCGTCGATACCGAGTTTTTGCGCGAGCGCACATTCCATCCGCGTCTGTGCTTGGTTCAGATTGCCACCCCTGCCGAGAGCGTCGCGGTCGATCCCCTGGTAATCGACGACCTATCGCCGCTGGCCGAGCTTATGGCAGACGAGAGCGTGACTAAGGTCTTCCACGCCTGCTCGCAGGATATGGAGGTTATGCTCCATACCGTGGGCGTGCTGCCACGACCGATTTTCGATACGCAGGTCGCCGCTGCCTTTTTGGGCGAGCGCCAGCAGATTTCGTATGGCGCGCTTGTTCAGACGTTTTGCGGCGTCTCGCTGCCCAAGACCGAGTCGCTGACCGACTGGTCGCGTCGCCCGCTGACCGATAAGCAGATTGAGTACGCGATTGATGACGTCAAGTACTTGATCGTCGCCTATACCGAGATGATGAGTCGCCTGCGCGAGCTGGGCCGTGTGGACTGGGTGCTCGACGAGCTACGCCCGCTGGCTGACGAGTCGCACTATCGCGCCGACCGTCACGAGGCATTCCGCAAGGTCAAGCGCATCAACTCGTGCAGCCGCCACCAGCTGGGCATCGCGCGCGAGCTCGCCGCCTGGCGCGAGGACCGCGCCGAGCGCCGTAACATCCCGCGCAAGTGGGTCATGTCCGACGACACGCTGCTTGCGCTCGTCAAGCGCAATCCCGTGCGCGTTGAGGAGTTCCGTAGCATTCGCGGTACCGATCAGTTGGGGGAGCGCGACGTGGACGGTGCGCTCATGGCCATCAAGCGTGGCGCAAGCTGCCCGCACGATCGCCTGCCGCTCATGGTGCGCGGGCATCGCCAGATCTCTCCGGAGTTGGAGAGCGTGACGGACCTGATGTATGCGCTCATTCGCCTGGTTGCCGAGCGCTCGGGCGTGGCGACCTCGGTCATCGCCTCGCGCGATGACCTGGCCGACTATATTGAGCACCCCGAGCAGAGCCCCCTGCGCGAAGGCTGGCGCTTTGAGCTTGTGGGCTCGCGTCTGGACGATCTGCTTTCCGGCAATATGGGACTCACCGTGAAGGACGGCAAAATCGAGCTCCTGTAA
- a CDS encoding diacylglycerol/lipid kinase family protein — translation MRCLIIHNPASGPSSDEIYAFTHALAQGGDEVVMRFIGDGMEPEDAVADVREFDRVVVSGGDGTVSNVLDQMRGCGVPTLVFPSGTACLFFNNIGNAPEAAALAKACRAGRTVKVDMGELFWLDENGNEKRHGFIIIAGSGFDAEIMMKAAPTKNDIGEIAYFLSALATPNPTVAHFTIEHDGIVEELDGICCMAGNTSVIQNDINLFPDCRMNDGMVDIAVIEPVRTVQLLPTVITAALDPAGKVLGRPQFKIIQTKEAKITCTPSLGMQFDGEIISSNSGVFGARALPQCLDLIVDEFSPLGK, via the coding sequence ATGCGCTGCCTTATCATCCACAACCCGGCATCGGGCCCCAGCTCAGATGAAATCTACGCATTCACGCACGCCCTCGCGCAGGGCGGCGACGAGGTCGTGATGCGTTTTATCGGCGATGGCATGGAGCCCGAGGACGCCGTGGCAGACGTGCGCGAGTTTGATCGCGTGGTCGTTTCGGGCGGCGACGGCACCGTCTCCAACGTGCTCGACCAGATGCGCGGATGCGGTGTCCCCACGCTCGTCTTCCCCTCCGGCACAGCCTGCCTGTTCTTCAACAACATCGGCAATGCCCCCGAGGCAGCGGCGCTTGCCAAGGCTTGCCGCGCCGGTCGCACGGTCAAAGTGGACATGGGCGAGCTCTTTTGGCTCGACGAGAACGGCAACGAGAAGCGCCACGGCTTTATCATCATCGCCGGCTCGGGCTTCGACGCCGAGATCATGATGAAGGCCGCCCCCACCAAAAACGACATCGGCGAGATCGCCTACTTCCTCTCTGCGCTCGCCACGCCCAACCCCACGGTGGCGCACTTTACGATTGAGCATGACGGCATTGTCGAGGAGCTCGACGGCATCTGCTGCATGGCCGGCAACACCTCGGTCATCCAAAACGACATCAACCTGTTCCCCGACTGCCGCATGAACGATGGCATGGTCGACATTGCGGTCATCGAACCCGTGCGCACCGTGCAGCTGTTGCCTACCGTGATCACCGCTGCGCTTGACCCCGCCGGCAAGGTACTCGGGCGCCCGCAGTTCAAGATCATCCAGACCAAGGAAGCCAAGATCACCTGCACCCCGTCGCTGGGCATGCAGTTCGATGGCGAGATTATCTCCAGCAATTCGGGCGTCTTTGGAGCCCGCGCGCTTCCACAATGCCTCGACCTCATCGTCGACGAATTCTCCCCGCTCGGAAAATAG
- a CDS encoding C69 family dipeptidase has protein sequence MRFTHPVNTLKKLGCGLAFGAAAIMAMPTSALACTQIYMGSKLTADGNTYYGRSEDFGPRYVKHFGIEPAHKDGNEYTSVESGFEYKSKGATYRYTFVRDNPSQWEDRYDAYSEAGINEKGVSCSATLSTSYNEKAEEADPITEETGIGEYSYASVILGESATAREGVELIGSLIDEQGVCSNDQIIIADSTETWLFAALSGHQWIAMKLADDIASLNPNIGNLTYNVDLDDTENCLHSEGIESMPKEKGFAEYTDGKFDVAKTYGEKIDEAGMHQWSRYIQGRDYFMAPLAEGTDYEIVKDEREEARATTGALVHEMQPLFFQPGKSDWNTFEMIRSFAARGENVAGLNANTDGAYAIGSNRNTEIHTFQIRHGMDPEIATIQWEMLSNAEFSVAIPLYSALLTEVSPYFSDQDVPFDHCEEEDVVNNEEPKNSINYVLMDINTLAYENRDHCATGVRAYLDALQKELIEQNLTVDEAMQAEEGTEARTALANKAGKAATKNTYVKCKAMLEEMRDYLQEGDFSEEFVPSDYDVDNNCLVESITYADEALSDEDVAEPEAEEEEVTEEKSEGNNMAAMAVGAVVIIGVCAYVIYRRKKA, from the coding sequence ATGAGGTTTACTCATCCTGTCAACACGCTCAAAAAGCTCGGCTGCGGCCTTGCGTTTGGAGCAGCGGCCATCATGGCCATGCCGACTTCGGCACTCGCCTGCACCCAGATCTACATGGGCAGCAAGCTCACGGCAGACGGCAACACGTACTACGGCCGTTCCGAGGACTTCGGTCCGCGCTATGTCAAGCATTTTGGCATTGAGCCCGCACACAAGGACGGCAACGAGTACACCTCGGTCGAGTCCGGTTTTGAGTACAAGTCCAAGGGCGCAACCTACCGCTACACCTTCGTTCGCGACAACCCCTCGCAGTGGGAAGATCGCTACGACGCATATTCCGAGGCCGGCATCAACGAGAAGGGCGTCTCCTGCTCTGCCACGTTGAGCACCTCCTATAACGAGAAGGCCGAAGAGGCCGACCCCATCACCGAGGAGACCGGCATTGGCGAATACAGCTATGCCAGCGTCATCCTGGGCGAGAGCGCCACGGCCCGCGAGGGCGTCGAGCTCATCGGCAGCCTGATCGACGAGCAGGGCGTCTGCTCCAACGATCAGATCATCATCGCCGACAGCACCGAGACCTGGTTGTTCGCCGCGCTTTCCGGCCATCAGTGGATTGCTATGAAGCTCGCCGATGACATCGCCTCGCTCAACCCCAACATCGGCAACCTCACCTATAACGTCGACCTCGATGACACCGAGAACTGTCTCCATTCCGAGGGCATCGAGTCCATGCCTAAGGAGAAGGGCTTTGCCGAGTACACCGACGGCAAGTTCGACGTCGCCAAGACCTACGGCGAGAAGATCGACGAGGCCGGTATGCACCAGTGGTCGCGCTATATCCAGGGTCGCGATTACTTCATGGCCCCGCTGGCTGAAGGCACTGACTACGAGATCGTCAAGGACGAGCGCGAAGAGGCTCGCGCCACGACCGGCGCCCTGGTCCACGAGATGCAGCCGCTGTTCTTTCAGCCCGGCAAGTCCGACTGGAACACCTTTGAGATGATTCGTTCCTTCGCCGCTCGCGGCGAGAATGTCGCCGGCCTCAACGCCAACACCGACGGCGCCTATGCCATCGGCTCCAACCGCAACACCGAGATCCACACCTTCCAGATCCGTCACGGCATGGATCCCGAGATCGCGACCATCCAGTGGGAGATGCTCTCCAACGCTGAGTTCTCCGTCGCCATCCCCCTCTACTCCGCACTGCTCACCGAGGTCAGCCCCTACTTCAGCGATCAGGATGTCCCCTTCGATCACTGCGAAGAGGAAGACGTCGTGAACAACGAGGAGCCCAAGAACTCCATCAACTACGTCCTCATGGACATCAACACGCTCGCCTATGAGAACCGCGACCACTGCGCCACCGGCGTCCGCGCCTATCTCGACGCCCTGCAGAAGGAACTCATCGAGCAGAACCTGACCGTCGACGAGGCCATGCAGGCCGAAGAAGGCACCGAAGCCCGCACCGCCCTGGCCAACAAGGCCGGCAAGGCTGCAACCAAGAACACCTATGTTAAGTGCAAGGCCATGCTCGAGGAGATGCGCGACTACCTCCAGGAGGGCGATTTCTCCGAGGAGTTCGTCCCGAGTGACTACGATGTTGACAACAACTGCCTGGTCGAGTCCATCACCTACGCCGACGAGGCCCTTTCCGATGAGGACGTGGCCGAGCCCGAGGCCGAAGAGGAAGAGGTCACCGAGGAGAAGTCCGAGGGCAACAACATGGCCGCCATGGCCGTTGGCGCCGTCGTCATCATCGGTGTCTGCGCCTACGTGATCTATCGTCGCAAGAAGGCCTAA